The Clarias gariepinus isolate MV-2021 ecotype Netherlands chromosome 26, CGAR_prim_01v2, whole genome shotgun sequence sequence AGTGTGAGCAGGGGGAGCAGGTACAGGCCACTGAACACACCTATACGTATCATGAATTTCTTCAGCTTCTCTTGGTTGTGCTCATCATGCTGGATCACTTGTCGTACATGGTTAAGTGAAACAATGCCAGCAAGGAGGAGTGTGAGTCCAGCTATCACACCAAGAGCCTGTGGAGCCAGCACGAACCATCTCAGGGCTGCTAGGTCATACAAGcccacaaaacacacaccactgaTACCATCCCCCTCAACTTTATTAAAAGCCAGCAGTATGACAGTTAGGCTCCCTGGGAGGCCCCAAGCAACTGCATGGAAATAGACAGCCTTCTTTTCAATGGCCTCACAGCTCCACTTGGGCCTTGCTGCAAGAAACCAGGTGATGGTAAGAATAACCCACCAGACCATTCCAGCAGTGAAGAAAAAGTAGAGCATCATGAAGATCAGTGTACAGACTTTGCTCTGGCTGCCTTGCACCACGGTGGATACAGTGCCAAGCATGCTAGGCTTGTTACATGCTGCCCCATCACCCAGCAGGAATCCGATAAAGTAAATGAGAGAAACAATGCTGTAGCATATGGCATAAAAGACAATTGGCCGCTCTGGATAGCGGAAACGCTTGACGTTGATGAGGAaggtaaaaaaagtaaataatgtgGCACACAAGCAAATAATGGAAGAAATGCCGATAAACATCTTGGCAAACTTAATCTCGTGTGCCTTGAAGTACATGTTGTCACATGGAGGAGCACAGTCCTGAGCACCCAGGAAGGATGAACCCTGACCAGGACGGGTCTTCAGCTGTAAGGGACACCAGAAGCCCAGATCTCTGCTGGCTGATGAAGATGTCTTAGGTGTTGTAATGTCGTTTTGGACCATGTCATTAGATTCATCTTCAGATGTGTGACAGGGCTTTAGcctaaacacaaaaataataattgattaaatattacaaacatttaaaacggattaaaaaaacattttaaaaaagaagaatgtgctgtgtgtgttttttcaccCTTCACAAGATAGCTCCGGAGGCCAAGTAAGGTCAAAGGTATGCAGGTCTTTTCTACAGTCAGAGAGGACACGCACACAGTGCTCTCTACAGGGCTGGTGCACTTGTGTCTGCTGTGTACACTCTGGAACAAAGGCCTGGCACAGGAACAAATGCACATCTGGCGAACACTTTAGATTAACCAGTGGCATGAAGTGCTGCAAATGCAAAAACAGGGGTTGAACTGAATATGTCTTGGGCAAAGTGGAAAATCATCGCCTTCTTGTGGCTATTACtgaatatacaaaatattttaataaaataaaataaaaagttcctCTAATGTTTGAAAATTGTAGGGTATAAAACAAGAAGTCCCACTAAAAGTGGTCAGAAAGTACCTTAATGAAACTGATTCCTTAGTTTCACATTTTGCTAAGGTTATTCCTAAAACTGATATATTTAATAAGCGTTCTGGATGCAATGATACCAATAACATATCATGAATTAGTCAG is a genomic window containing:
- the fzd6 gene encoding frizzled-6, translated to MWSWLWLGVCAVLLDTCLTHSLFTCEPVQVRWCDKMPYNMTFFPNMLEHYDQDIAASKLQHFMPLVNLKCSPDVHLFLCQAFVPECTQQTQVHQPCREHCVRVLSDCRKDLHTFDLTWPPELSCEGLKPCHTSEDESNDMVQNDITTPKTSSSASRDLGFWCPLQLKTRPGQGSSFLGAQDCAPPCDNMYFKAHEIKFAKMFIGISSIICLCATLFTFFTFLINVKRFRYPERPIVFYAICYSIVSLIYFIGFLLGDGAACNKPSMLGTVSTVVQGSQSKVCTLIFMMLYFFFTAGMVWWVILTITWFLAARPKWSCEAIEKKAVYFHAVAWGLPGSLTVILLAFNKVEGDGISGVCFVGLYDLAALRWFVLAPQALGVIAGLTLLLAGIVSLNHVRQVIQHDEHNQEKLKKFMIRIGVFSGLYLLPLLTLLGCYLYEQAMRSKWENTWINEHCQEYSIPCPYRKIDAARPDLSLFLIKYLMKLVVGISAVFWVSSKKTWSEWAYFFNRTHKKDPISESRRVLQESCDFFLKHNSRVQHKKKHYKSNSHKLKVISKSMGTNTSAQTTVTTNHDLSMTTSNYYKGTPVSGSERRGSSKSSVLEQAASAKVSSQNSKERKSSKAGSSVGASGNGEPLQSLPEC